From Deferribacter autotrophicus, the proteins below share one genomic window:
- a CDS encoding dynamin family protein: MDKSTEIKETSLYHFLIKSAKILDEKPHIYNCFKDIYNRVEEITEKPLKLAILGEFSCGKSSFINRLIGMDILPTGFMPVTSAVTVLEYSEKEKIEITYKESSGNIITKEYDGYDKLRFFQNQQENKEFINIQKIRVFINNEILKYFHIIDTPGFNDPNNLGELTKSIFDDINYVIWIFKASQAGKETERIYLEEFKSKSLYKDNIYAVVNFGDEVVSDPNEYENVSNEILENLQIQFGDYFVNDEIFLISCVKKDEFWSEKFALLEGDLREKVLEKDKEISRKQLKEEFEKLNKRINEVVQSTLKLNNELNQKFNKFIQSDIGEDLISHLDEIKSNIIYIIREGVNKIENRLKNTSLFKKEYVESLLKFASFYFTAEELDVMRKNIQNIYYEFIARFHEQFKKFKLEVKKIRENNLIKNNKLEEELDRKMDTLSANLNLLQNSKQLLIVGYIIGLLSDDYVYKFIKNCENASENLSDGTIFNLLNMDFDMSYFVNEIKNIGKTINDELLADVGLLEETKEQLKDLEERS; the protein is encoded by the coding sequence ATGGATAAGTCAACGGAAATTAAAGAGACTTCTTTGTATCATTTCTTAATTAAGAGTGCAAAAATCTTGGATGAAAAGCCTCATATTTATAATTGTTTTAAGGATATCTATAATAGGGTAGAAGAAATAACGGAGAAACCTTTAAAACTTGCAATACTTGGTGAGTTTAGCTGTGGTAAATCATCTTTTATTAATAGGCTAATAGGGATGGATATTTTGCCGACAGGTTTTATGCCTGTAACTTCAGCTGTTACCGTTTTGGAATATTCGGAAAAGGAAAAAATAGAAATTACTTATAAAGAGTCAAGTGGAAATATAATTACAAAAGAGTATGATGGGTATGACAAGTTGAGGTTTTTTCAAAATCAACAAGAAAATAAAGAATTCATTAATATACAGAAAATTAGAGTTTTTATTAACAATGAGATCTTAAAATATTTTCATATTATCGACACTCCTGGTTTTAATGATCCAAATAATTTGGGAGAACTTACTAAATCAATTTTTGATGATATTAATTATGTGATATGGATATTTAAGGCGAGTCAGGCAGGAAAAGAAACAGAAAGAATATACTTAGAAGAGTTTAAAAGTAAGTCTCTTTATAAAGACAATATTTATGCGGTTGTTAATTTTGGTGATGAAGTAGTTAGTGATCCAAATGAATACGAAAATGTATCAAATGAAATTCTCGAAAATTTGCAAATACAGTTTGGAGATTATTTTGTAAATGATGAAATATTTTTAATTTCCTGTGTTAAAAAAGATGAGTTTTGGAGTGAGAAATTTGCACTTCTTGAAGGTGATTTAAGAGAGAAAGTGTTAGAGAAAGATAAAGAGATTTCACGAAAACAATTAAAAGAAGAGTTTGAAAAATTAAACAAGCGAATAAATGAAGTTGTTCAAAGCACTTTAAAACTTAATAATGAATTAAATCAGAAATTTAATAAGTTTATCCAGTCTGATATTGGTGAAGATTTAATTTCACATTTAGATGAGATTAAATCAAATATTATTTATATCATTAGAGAAGGTGTTAATAAAATAGAAAATAGATTAAAAAATACATCTCTATTTAAAAAAGAATATGTTGAATCTCTTTTAAAGTTTGCTTCTTTTTATTTTACTGCAGAAGAATTGGATGTAATGAGAAAAAATATTCAGAATATATATTATGAATTTATAGCTAGATTTCATGAACAATTTAAAAAGTTTAAATTAGAAGTAAAAAAGATAAGAGAAAATAATTTAATTAAGAACAATAAGTTAGAAGAAGAGCTGGATAGAAAAATGGATACTCTTTCAGCGAATTTGAATTTATTGCAAAATAGTAAACAACTCTTAATTGTTGGATATATAATAGGACTTCTTTCTGATGATTATGTTTATAAATTCATTAAAAATTGTGAGAATGCTTCGGAAAATTTAAGTGATGGCACTATTTTTAATCTGTTAAATATGGATTTTGATATGTCTTACTTTGTTAACGAAATTAAAAATATAGGAAAAACTATTAATGATGAATTACTTGCGGATGTAGGATTATTAGAGGAAACAAAAGAACAATTAAAAGATTTAGAGGAAAGGAGTTAA
- a CDS encoding ATP-binding protein, whose product MKKLSGLFKKHYILIVVLVLSLYITVNIINLFIFYKILNNNILTLSSFIKTFSNTFEKDVNKKLDYIVWLYEDIKTFIEKNDSFSASLLVNYIKHKHHDSNVDVALISNKGVIYDTTFKSELGLNLWELEDARKALIDVKNSGRFRIDFPVLDITHQFFHLYLLDYLPGKGMYLQLSYKLDLLNELKDNFGFLGQLDDIRYYLNVVYFFEQNDFKVYSLGNKKVDKNQLEKLEGLYKENKSELIEKGVYFFNFYKILNFNINKGTPYGIAYVLKITLLSNKNLLFFIIIINLLVLITYYLIYRYYYKKINKTIINPIRNLANFINKSSPVLDSDFEVKIDEIHKLKSAYISHLENIRLRDFVGELIKVQDKEREKIAREIHDTVLQELNYVLIQLKRKNENDLAEMVKSVNSQLRSIIADNFLSTIKMLGFEKLLLQMVDEYERKYSEFSFNVNIEKTTKKIEIDNFIASNIIRVVQEIINNAITHSRGDKIDIQVEYNGDLLKLIVSDNGKGFDAEKEFAKKGHFGLVTIRERIYLLKGLLNIVSNEKGTIYFIDIPIQNKK is encoded by the coding sequence ATGAAAAAGCTCTCAGGTTTGTTTAAAAAGCATTATATATTAATAGTTGTTTTGGTATTGTCATTGTATATTACCGTAAATATTATTAATCTATTTATTTTTTATAAAATTTTAAACAATAACATATTGACGTTATCAAGTTTTATAAAAACATTTTCTAACACTTTTGAGAAAGATGTTAATAAAAAATTAGATTATATTGTATGGTTATACGAAGATATAAAAACTTTTATTGAGAAAAATGATTCTTTTTCAGCTTCTTTGTTGGTAAATTATATAAAGCATAAACATCATGATAGTAACGTAGATGTGGCATTAATATCCAATAAAGGGGTGATTTATGATACCACATTTAAGTCAGAGCTTGGATTAAACTTATGGGAGCTTGAAGATGCAAGAAAAGCATTAATTGATGTTAAAAATAGTGGACGGTTTAGAATTGATTTTCCTGTTCTTGATATCACACATCAGTTTTTTCATTTATATTTATTGGATTATTTGCCAGGGAAAGGCATGTATCTTCAATTAAGTTACAAATTAGATTTATTAAATGAATTGAAAGATAATTTTGGTTTTTTAGGGCAGTTAGACGATATTCGTTATTATTTAAATGTTGTTTATTTTTTTGAGCAGAACGACTTTAAAGTTTATTCTCTAGGTAATAAAAAAGTAGATAAGAATCAATTGGAAAAACTTGAAGGTTTGTATAAAGAAAATAAGTCGGAGCTTATAGAAAAAGGGGTATATTTCTTCAATTTTTATAAAATTTTAAATTTCAACATTAATAAAGGAACCCCCTACGGTATAGCATACGTTTTGAAAATAACTTTACTATCTAATAAAAATTTACTGTTTTTTATAATAATTATTAATTTGTTAGTATTAATAACCTATTATTTGATTTATCGGTATTATTATAAAAAGATCAATAAAACCATTATTAATCCAATTAGAAATCTGGCGAATTTCATTAATAAGTCATCACCAGTATTGGATAGTGATTTTGAAGTAAAAATTGATGAAATACACAAATTAAAAAGTGCTTATATTTCTCATCTTGAAAATATTAGACTGAGAGATTTTGTAGGTGAACTTATAAAAGTGCAAGATAAAGAAAGAGAAAAAATTGCTAGAGAAATTCATGATACAGTTTTGCAAGAGCTGAATTATGTACTCATACAACTTAAAAGAAAAAATGAAAACGATTTGGCTGAAATGGTAAAAAGCGTAAATAGTCAGTTGAGAAGCATTATAGCGGATAATTTTTTATCAACAATTAAGATGTTAGGATTTGAAAAATTGTTGTTACAAATGGTGGATGAATATGAAAGAAAATATTCTGAATTTTCGTTTAACGTAAATATAGAAAAAACAACAAAGAAGATTGAAATAGATAATTTTATTGCATCAAATATTATTAGAGTTGTTCAGGAAATTATTAATAACGCAATTACTCATTCAAGAGGTGATAAAATAGATATACAAGTAGAATATAATGGAGATTTGTTGAAGTTAATTGTTTCGGATAACGGTAAGGGATTTGATGCAGAAAAAGAGTTTGCGAAAAAGGGGCATTTCGGATTGGTAACAATCAGAGAGAGGATTTATTTATTAAAAGGTTTACTGAATATTGTGTCTAATGAGAAAGGTACAATTTATTTTATAGATATTCCTATTCAAAATAAAAAATAA
- a CDS encoding response regulator transcription factor, with translation MNKNFYSLLIVDDHPIFRRGVISVLQDENLFNQIYEAGNSEEAYKIIEDNEVDLVILDINLPGEDGFVVLEKLKKYNDIKILVLTMYKNFFLEEALKKGANGFVSKDNVYENLIDAVKVVLNGGMFVDRNLYDESENINKKIEKYFTLSKAEKEVFVLLAEGKNTKEIAYLLGKSQKTVENQRLSIMNKLEINSMADLIKIALKLNIISL, from the coding sequence ATGAATAAGAACTTTTACTCTTTACTTATTGTTGATGACCATCCAATATTTAGAAGAGGTGTAATCTCAGTTTTGCAAGATGAAAATTTATTCAATCAAATCTATGAAGCTGGAAATTCTGAAGAAGCTTATAAGATAATTGAAGACAACGAGGTAGATTTAGTTATCCTTGATATCAATTTACCAGGAGAAGATGGTTTTGTTGTTCTTGAAAAATTAAAAAAATATAACGACATAAAAATACTCGTTTTGACAATGTATAAAAACTTCTTTCTAGAAGAAGCTTTAAAAAAAGGAGCAAATGGTTTTGTATCAAAAGATAATGTTTACGAAAATCTTATTGATGCAGTGAAGGTTGTTTTGAACGGAGGAATGTTTGTTGATAGAAATTTATATGATGAATCAGAAAACATAAATAAAAAAATTGAGAAATACTTCACTCTTTCAAAAGCTGAAAAAGAAGTTTTTGTTTTACTCGCTGAAGGTAAGAATACTAAAGAAATAGCATATCTGCTTGGTAAAAGTCAGAAAACGGTTGAGAATCAAAGATTATCTATTATGAATAAGTTGGAAATCAATTCAATGGCTGATTTAATAAAAATTGCTCTAAAATTGAATATCATCAGTTTATGA
- a CDS encoding MBL fold metallo-hydrolase, whose protein sequence is MKITILNENYVDKQNLISEHGLSILIQVKNYNIIFDTGQNLSVVNNYKYLAENVSKVDFIVLSHGHYDHTGGLAKHPEFFKKLANKIFASKYVFDKHLRKKSEKEFDEIGLSKDVCDEFHFEYIDDYKEINDDIYILSNIKRYEPFVADLRLYCEIDGKYVRDPFRDELYMFIKHNGKNILITGCSHAGIINIVKDCQNKMNVDRIDYLIGGMHLFRSDEATIDRVVDFFLNEIKVENIITGHCTGLDPFFYIKSKLKSNLFYMKTGMVFNI, encoded by the coding sequence ATGAAAATAACAATACTAAATGAAAATTATGTAGATAAGCAAAATTTAATTTCTGAGCATGGTCTTTCAATACTTATTCAAGTAAAAAATTATAATATAATTTTTGATACGGGCCAGAATCTCTCCGTTGTAAACAATTATAAATATTTAGCTGAAAACGTCAGTAAAGTAGATTTTATTGTTCTTAGTCATGGTCATTATGATCATACCGGTGGACTTGCAAAACATCCAGAATTCTTCAAGAAGTTAGCAAATAAGATTTTTGCATCTAAGTATGTCTTTGACAAACATTTAAGAAAAAAATCTGAAAAGGAATTTGATGAAATAGGGTTGAGTAAAGATGTATGTGATGAGTTTCATTTCGAATACATAGATGATTATAAGGAAATAAACGATGATATTTATATTCTTTCCAATATCAAAAGGTATGAACCTTTTGTTGCTGACTTAAGACTTTACTGCGAGATTGATGGGAAATATGTGAGGGATCCTTTTAGAGATGAACTTTATATGTTTATCAAACATAATGGCAAAAATATTTTGATAACCGGTTGTTCTCACGCAGGAATTATAAATATTGTAAAAGATTGTCAAAATAAAATGAATGTGGATAGAATTGATTATCTGATTGGTGGGATGCATCTGTTTAGAAGTGATGAGGCCACAATTGATAGAGTTGTGGATTTTTTTCTTAATGAAATTAAAGTGGAAAATATAATTACAGGTCATTGTACAGGGCTAGATCCGTTTTTTTACATAAAGTCAAAATTGAAATCTAATTTGTTTTACATGAAAACAGGGATGGTTTTTAATATATAA
- the glnA gene encoding type I glutamate--ammonia ligase → MTAKDVLKLIEEKNIKIVDLRFMDFIGLWQHCSYPAHELTEDVFEEGLGFDGSSIRGWQTINASDMVLIPDPSTAKIDPFTEIPTLILICNVFDPITKEPYTRDPRYIAQKAINYLKSTGIADTAYFGPEAEFFVFDNVQYAYSPNEAFFTFDSEEGFWNTGSDEMPNLGYKIRHKEGYFPVPPHDSLMNIRNEMVMLMEQMGITVEAHHHEVATGGQCEIDIKYAPLVEQADNLLLYKYIVKNVARAHGKTATFMPKPMFADNGSGMHCHQSLWKNGEPLFAGDEYAGLSELALYYIGGIIKHARAIAAFTNPTTNSYKRLVPGFEAPVNLAYSSRNRSASIRIPMYSSSPKAKRIEVRFPDPSCNPYLAFTAMLMAGLDGIENKIDPGEPMDRNLYDLDPIELSNIPQMPASLDEALNELEKDHEFLLKGDVFTEDVISTWIEYKRENETSEVNSRPHPYEFILYFDV, encoded by the coding sequence ATGACGGCAAAAGATGTTTTAAAATTAATTGAGGAGAAAAATATCAAGATTGTTGATTTGAGATTTATGGATTTTATTGGTTTATGGCAGCACTGTTCATATCCAGCTCATGAGCTTACGGAGGATGTCTTTGAGGAAGGTTTGGGATTTGATGGTTCCAGTATCAGAGGATGGCAGACAATTAATGCAAGCGATATGGTTTTAATTCCAGATCCATCCACAGCAAAAATTGATCCTTTTACAGAAATTCCTACATTGATACTTATCTGTAATGTATTCGATCCTATTACTAAGGAGCCTTATACAAGAGATCCAAGGTATATTGCACAAAAAGCAATCAACTATCTTAAGAGTACAGGTATTGCCGATACTGCTTATTTTGGTCCTGAAGCTGAGTTTTTTGTATTTGATAATGTACAGTATGCTTATAGTCCTAATGAAGCTTTCTTTACTTTTGACTCAGAAGAAGGTTTTTGGAATACAGGTTCTGATGAAATGCCAAACCTTGGCTATAAAATCAGACATAAAGAGGGTTACTTCCCTGTTCCGCCTCATGATTCTTTAATGAATATCAGGAATGAAATGGTAATGCTTATGGAGCAGATGGGGATTACAGTGGAAGCCCATCACCATGAAGTGGCTACAGGTGGTCAATGTGAGATTGATATTAAGTATGCACCATTAGTGGAGCAGGCAGATAATTTATTGTTGTATAAATATATTGTAAAAAATGTTGCAAGAGCGCATGGTAAAACAGCAACCTTTATGCCTAAACCAATGTTTGCTGATAATGGAAGCGGTATGCACTGTCACCAGTCACTTTGGAAAAACGGCGAGCCTTTATTTGCAGGGGATGAATATGCTGGATTAAGTGAGCTAGCTCTTTACTATATTGGTGGTATTATTAAGCACGCAAGAGCAATTGCTGCATTTACAAACCCAACTACTAACTCTTACAAAAGGTTAGTACCAGGTTTTGAAGCACCTGTAAATCTTGCTTATTCATCAAGGAACAGGAGCGCATCCATCAGGATACCAATGTATAGTTCATCACCTAAAGCAAAAAGAATTGAGGTAAGATTCCCAGATCCATCCTGTAACCCATATCTTGCTTTTACAGCTATGTTGATGGCTGGTCTTGATGGTATTGAGAATAAAATAGATCCAGGCGAACCAATGGATAGAAACCTTTATGATCTTGATCCTATTGAGCTTTCAAATATACCACAAATGCCTGCTTCCCTTGATGAGGCGTTAAATGAGCTTGAGAAAGATCATGAATTCTTGCTCAAGGGAGATGTATTTACAGAGGATGTTATTTCTACATGGATAGAATATAAGAGGGAAAACGAAACTTCAGAGGTTAACAGTAGACCTCATCCATATGAATTTATCTTATATTTTGACGTGTAA
- a CDS encoding P-II family nitrogen regulator, translating to MKKIEAIIKPFKLDDVKEKLTELGIKGLTISEVKGFGRQKGHTELYRGAEYVIDFIPKIKIEVVVPDDMVESVVEAIIESARTGRIGDGKIFVIPVDEIIRIRTGETGENAF from the coding sequence ATGAAAAAAATAGAAGCAATCATTAAGCCTTTTAAATTAGATGATGTTAAAGAAAAACTTACTGAGCTAGGTATAAAAGGGCTTACCATATCTGAAGTGAAAGGTTTTGGTAGGCAAAAGGGGCACACGGAGCTCTACAGAGGTGCTGAATATGTTATTGATTTTATTCCAAAAATTAAAATAGAAGTAGTAGTCCCTGATGATATGGTGGAAAGTGTTGTTGAAGCTATCATTGAATCAGCAAGAACTGGTAGAATTGGGGACGGTAAAATATTTGTAATTCCAGTTGATGAAATAATCAGAATTAGGACTGGTGAAACTGGAGAGAATGCATTTTAA
- a CDS encoding MlaD family protein, with amino-acid sequence MAEKRFKNLELKVGLFIFTSFIIAVAIITFMAIQKNIFTKKIKVQVIADSGDGLVKGMSVVYSGFQIAKVDELYLRDDGKVVIKIKIPIRYAKWIKKDSVVKLSTKNFIGSAVLVFSGGSGEEITDNAVFELKRDKGVEQLIEEAKPILNDVKIVIKNLKEITTALNKMTPDWQKLSKGLGDVGKDLSDKKGAIGKLSRTDYLIDKIDSVFAKVDKLENQVNKILNKVENRIDDTKKTLDYTNNLLLNSNELVKNSNKLVLNVDDKLAKSEQLIVESGKLVKNLRLLSDNLSLYLDEVDFLLGNTNILLLNMQKRWPFTPPKREINNSQRLKLP; translated from the coding sequence ATGGCTGAAAAAAGGTTTAAGAATTTAGAACTAAAGGTCGGTTTGTTTATTTTTACTTCTTTTATAATTGCTGTTGCAATAATAACTTTTATGGCAATTCAGAAGAATATTTTTACAAAAAAAATAAAAGTGCAAGTAATCGCTGATAGTGGTGATGGATTAGTAAAAGGGATGTCTGTGGTATATTCTGGTTTTCAAATTGCCAAAGTTGATGAATTGTATTTAAGGGATGATGGTAAGGTGGTTATAAAAATAAAAATACCCATCAGATATGCAAAATGGATAAAGAAGGATTCTGTAGTTAAACTGAGTACAAAAAATTTCATTGGTTCTGCTGTTCTTGTTTTTTCAGGTGGAAGTGGCGAGGAGATTACTGATAATGCGGTGTTTGAGTTGAAAAGGGATAAAGGGGTGGAGCAGTTAATAGAAGAAGCAAAGCCAATTTTAAATGATGTAAAGATTGTAATAAAGAATTTAAAAGAAATTACGACAGCATTGAATAAAATGACACCTGATTGGCAAAAGTTGTCTAAAGGTCTTGGGGATGTGGGAAAAGATTTAAGTGATAAAAAAGGAGCTATTGGTAAATTAAGTAGGACAGATTATCTTATCGATAAAATTGATTCTGTTTTTGCAAAAGTGGATAAACTGGAAAACCAGGTAAATAAAATATTAAATAAAGTAGAAAACAGAATTGATGATACTAAGAAAACTTTAGATTACACCAATAATCTTCTTTTAAACAGTAATGAGCTTGTAAAGAATAGCAACAAACTTGTTTTAAATGTCGATGATAAGTTAGCAAAAAGCGAACAATTGATTGTCGAAAGCGGTAAGCTTGTAAAAAATTTGAGATTATTAAGCGACAATTTGAGTCTTTATCTTGATGAAGTGGACTTTTTGTTAGGCAATACAAATATCTTGCTTTTGAATATGCAGAAAAGGTGGCCGTTTACTCCACCAAAAAGAGAGATTAATAATAGCCAAAGGTTAAAATTGCCATGA
- a CDS encoding ABC transporter permease, producing the protein MKSFLINLGAAFLNFYIFIKDYLAFSYKIIKSVLRFNLFNKAIFTVFIRQVYFTGVQILPTYIIVSLVFGIALVGFLSRQLIELGIYNELGKILVLLIVRELGPIVTVILLALRSSTAVGAEISVMKLSREIDTLEYFEIDPVKYLYLPRIFAGLTCMVSLSIFFSFISITGGYLLLSFNLGITFDYLLSLIFDYVSLSDIAAFFYKTIMFGFFLMSIPIYSALWVKKANTEIPISLLKGMMRLFFAILFVEITGAFI; encoded by the coding sequence ATGAAAAGTTTTTTAATAAACTTGGGAGCTGCTTTTCTTAATTTTTATATTTTTATAAAAGACTATTTAGCTTTTTCCTATAAAATAATTAAGTCAGTTTTGAGATTTAATCTATTTAATAAAGCAATATTTACTGTTTTTATTAGACAGGTTTATTTTACAGGTGTACAAATTCTTCCCACTTATATAATCGTATCCCTAGTTTTTGGTATTGCCCTAGTAGGATTTTTATCAAGACAACTGATAGAGTTAGGTATTTATAATGAGTTGGGGAAAATATTAGTTTTATTAATTGTGAGAGAATTGGGGCCTATAGTCACAGTTATTTTATTGGCTCTTAGATCATCTACTGCTGTAGGGGCTGAAATTAGTGTAATGAAATTGAGTAGGGAAATTGACACATTGGAGTACTTTGAAATAGATCCTGTGAAATATCTTTATTTACCTAGAATTTTTGCTGGTTTAACATGTATGGTATCTTTATCTATATTCTTTTCTTTTATTTCAATTACCGGTGGTTATTTACTTCTTAGTTTTAATCTTGGGATAACATTTGATTATCTTTTGAGTTTAATTTTTGATTACGTAAGCTTATCGGATATTGCTGCTTTTTTTTATAAAACTATAATGTTTGGATTTTTTTTAATGAGTATACCTATTTATAGTGCTCTTTGGGTTAAAAAGGCAAATACAGAAATACCGATTTCTCTGTTGAAAGGAATGATGAGATTATTTTTTGCTATTTTGTTTGTTGAAATTACTGGAGCATTTATATGA